A single Lolium perenne isolate Kyuss_39 chromosome 6, Kyuss_2.0, whole genome shotgun sequence DNA region contains:
- the LOC127307549 gene encoding mediator of RNA polymerase II transcription subunit 18, translating into MMECVVQGIIETQHVEALEVLLQGLSGVPKERVRVHELCLKSGPNLGVVPSEVRLLCDLAQPTPSWTIRHVGGSMRGAGAEQISILVRTIVESKASNNVLRYFYTIGYKLDHELLKVGFAFRFQRGAQFTVTVTSTNKMPKLHATDEAVQVTPGIQLVEITAPCTANNYNDVVSAVTSFCEYLAPLLHLSKPGNSTGIVPTAGAAAASLMSSGGAKTL; encoded by the exons CATGTTGAAGCTCTGGAGGTTCTTCTCCAGGGCCTATCTGGTGTCCCAAAAGAACGTGTTAGGGTGCATGAGCTTTGTCTTAAAAGTGGACCAAATCTAG GAGTTGTCCCATCAGAGGTCCGTTTGCTGTGTGACTTAGCTCAGCCCACACCATCCTG GACCATAAGACATGTCGGTGGTTCTATGAGAGGTGCTGGTGCAGAGCAGATCTCGATTCTGGTGCGGACAATCGTGGAAAGCAAAGCCAGCAACAACGTGTTGCGCTACTTCTACACTATAGGCTACAAGTTAGATCACGAACTTCTGAAGGTGGGCTTTGCGTTCCGGTTCCAGCGCGGTGCCCAGTTCACCGTGACCGTGACTTCCACCAACAAGATGCCGAAACTCCACGCGACGGACGAGGCTGTGCAGGTCACTCCTGGAATACAGCTGGTGGAGATCACAGCTCCCTGCACTGCCAACAATTACAATGATGTCGTTTCCGCTGTCACCTCCTTCTGTGAATACCTAGCGCC GCTGCTGCATCTCTCTAAACCAGGCAACTCAACTGGAATCGTCCCGACTGccggtgctgctgctgcctcgctCATGTCAAGTGGTGGTGCTAAGACATTGTAA